A genomic window from Carcharodon carcharias isolate sCarCar2 chromosome X, sCarCar2.pri, whole genome shotgun sequence includes:
- the LOC121273265 gene encoding prostaglandin E synthase 3-like isoform X1, with translation MQPASAKWYDRRDYVFVEFCVEDSKDVEINFEKEKFTFSCLGGAENVKHFNEVNLYNAIDPSDSKHKRTDRSVLCYLRKGESGQAWPRLTKEKAKLNWLKVDFNNWRDWDDDPEEEDLSSFEKFSQMMNNMGGDDDGDIPDVDGMDDDGSQDSDDEKMPDLE, from the exons GCAGCCAGCTTCTGCAAAGTGGTATGACCGAAGAGACTACGTCTTTGTTGAATTTTGTGTAGAAGACAGTAAGGATGTTGAAATAAATTTTGAAAAAGAGAAGTTTACATTCAG CTGTCTTGGAGGAGCTGAGAACGTAAAACATTTTAATGAAGTTAACCTTTATAATGCAATTGACCCAAGT GATTCCAAACACAAGAGGACAGACAGATCTGTTTTGTGCTATTTACGAAAAGGGGAATCTGGTCAAGCATGGCCACGGTTAACCAAAGAAAAAGCGAAG TTAAACTGGCTCAAAGTGGATTTCAATAACTGGAGAGACTGGGATGATGATCCAGAAGAAGAAGATCTGTCCAGCTTTGAAAAGTTCTCACAG ATGATGAACAATATGGGAGGAGATGATGATGGAGACATCCCAGACGTAGATGGAATGGATGAT GATGGGTCGCAGGACAGCGATGATGAGA AAATGCCTGATCTAGAGTAA
- the LOC121273265 gene encoding prostaglandin E synthase 3-like isoform X2: MQPASAKWYDRRDYVFVEFCVEDSKDVEINFEKEKFTFSCLGGAENVKHFNEVNLYNAIDPSDSKHKRTDRSVLCYLRKGESGQAWPRLTKEKAKLNWLKVDFNNWRDWDDDPEEEDLSSFEKFSQDGSQDSDDEKMPDLE; encoded by the exons GCAGCCAGCTTCTGCAAAGTGGTATGACCGAAGAGACTACGTCTTTGTTGAATTTTGTGTAGAAGACAGTAAGGATGTTGAAATAAATTTTGAAAAAGAGAAGTTTACATTCAG CTGTCTTGGAGGAGCTGAGAACGTAAAACATTTTAATGAAGTTAACCTTTATAATGCAATTGACCCAAGT GATTCCAAACACAAGAGGACAGACAGATCTGTTTTGTGCTATTTACGAAAAGGGGAATCTGGTCAAGCATGGCCACGGTTAACCAAAGAAAAAGCGAAG TTAAACTGGCTCAAAGTGGATTTCAATAACTGGAGAGACTGGGATGATGATCCAGAAGAAGAAGATCTGTCCAGCTTTGAAAAGTTCTCACAG GATGGGTCGCAGGACAGCGATGATGAGA AAATGCCTGATCTAGAGTAA